The Hevea brasiliensis isolate MT/VB/25A 57/8 chromosome 1, ASM3005281v1, whole genome shotgun sequence genome has a window encoding:
- the LOC131183157 gene encoding uncharacterized protein LOC131183157 yields the protein MLEDMLQSCIINLEESWEKYLPLVEFAYNNSYQASIKMALYEALYGRRCRTPLCWIELGEDKVMGPDFVIQTEEKVKLIRDNLKATPDRQKSYADLKRKDIEYELGYLEL from the exons ATGCTGGAGGATATGCTTCAGAGCTGCATCAttaatcttgaagaaagttgggAGAAGTACCTTCCTCTAGTAGAATTTGCCTATAATAATAgttaccaagccagcataaaaatggctctgTATGAAGCGTTATATGGGAGAAGATGTaggactcccttatgctggaTAGAGTTAGGTGAGGATAAGGTAATGGGCCCAGACTTTGTGatacagacagaggaaaaggtgaagctCATCAGAGATAACCTAAAAGCCACcccagatagacagaagtcatatgctgaTTTGAAAAGGaaagatatagagtatgag CTAGGATATCTGGAACTATAG